In the genome of Metabacillus litoralis, the window GTCCATCAAGAGCTGTTATTTCCTTAATACGAAGGTGTAGCTGCTCAAAATCAATGCGTGTATGATACAATTCCCCTTCAAATTCACATTGTCTATAGCCATCATAAATGGCAATGGTACTTTTCCCTTTACTTACATCAAGAGCGATGACATGTTTCATATAAATATTCTCCTTTTATAACCAATCATAGAAGCCTTCACAGTACCTTAACGATTCCATTTTCTTATACACGATCTCTAGGACCCAACATACTAAACTGATTCAAACAAGGGTGTGAAGTTGGCCGGTTTAAAATACGGACTCTAACATGGTCCCATAAGCGGATCGACCTTCCTTCACTTCTACTATAAAAAAATAGTAGCACAAACCATGGCCTTGGTTTGTGCTACTAATGTTAGTATGTTTATAAACTATTGGTTACTCAATTAAGGATAATCTGCTTTATTTATCCGCCTCTCAGACCTTCATCCACCCCCCTAGTAGTTAAAATCATTTTTAGCACACCATTTGGAATAGCAATGAGCTTGCGAATTTTTATGCTGACAAATACTTATGTCGCCATGTTAAAAGTGGTTCGGAATTCTGGGCCTATTTACCTTCCATTTAATTAAACCCCATATATATCAATAAAAATAAGCAGTCTTATTCAGTAGCGAATAGGACTGCTTATTAGTTTGCTAATTTAGTTTTTGTATTCGGAAACCGAACCCGTTTAAATAATCTTGATTGCTTTTTTATTTATGTAAGTGCTAGTGAAAATTATACGTGTCCTGGAGATTTGATTGAAAGAGGGTCCAAAAAAAATTGTAAAACTTGGTGAATTTATAAATATGCTCATTTACGGTCAAATAATGTTGTTTTTCATTGAAAAAGGTATTATTAAACGAATTATCACATATTTATTAAGAAAATCACCAAAGTGTTACGTTTGACTGTATTGTTTCTTTCGTATTATGATAAATTTAACTAAAACTGTGGGGTGATAATATGGGGCAGTGTTAAAAATAAATAGTATTGTTATCGCATCCCTTATTGTACTCCAAGCGGACGCCGATAATAAGAATAAATGTATATAAGTTTTTTGTTAGACTTAACTCTCAGGAGGTGACTCCTTTTCCGTTTTTTTACGGAGAAAGGAAGCTTATTTGGACATAGTAAATTTGTTGCTTGTTGCAATTTTAATCGCTCTTACGGGTTTTTTCGTTGCTTCTGAATTTGCGATCATTAGAATTAGGAGCTCTCGTATTGACCAATTAATTGCAGAAGGAAACAAAAAGGCAAGTGCCGCGAAGAAAGTCATTAATAACCTTGATGAATATCTCTCGGCTTGTCAATTAGGAATAACTATTACTGCGCTTGGTTTAGGTTGGTTAGGCGAACCAACCATAGAACACATGTTAAAACCAGTGTTTCAGCAGTATGATCTCCCTTCATCCGTGTCAACAGTGTTATCATTTTCAATTGCGTTTGTGACGATTACATTTTTGCATGTTGTTGTAGGTGAATTAGCTCCAAAAACAGTAGCCATACAAAAGGCTGAAGCTGTTAGTTTATGGTTTGCTAAGCCATTAATGGCATTCTATATTATAATGTACCCATTTATTTGGGCTTTAAACGGATCTGCTCGATTTATTACAGGATTATTTGGTTTCAAGCCTGTATCAGAACATGAAATGGCTCATAGTGAAGAAGAGCTTAGAATCATTCTTTCTGAAAGTTATAAAAGTGGTGAAATTAATCAATCTGAATTTAAGTATGTGAATAAAATATTTGAATTTGATAACCGAATTGCGAAGGAAATTATGGTGCCCAGAACGGAGATTGTTTCGTTATCGATTGATGCACAAATTCAAGAGCAATTAGAAATTATCAAGGACGAAAAATATACACGATATCCAATTGTAGATGGCGATAAAGATCATATCGTTGGAATTGTTAATATTAAAGAAATATTTACTGACTTAATTCACTTCGAAAATCAAAAAACGTTTACAATTGATAAATACGTAAGACCGATCATTCAGGTGATCGAATCAATACCTATACATGAATTATTGCTTAAAATGCAAAGAGAAAGAATTCATATGGCCATACTAATTGATGAATATGGTGGTACAGCCGGGCTTGTCACAGTTGAGGATATTCTAGAAGAAATTGTTGGAGAAATACGTGATGAGTTCGATGCTGACGAAGTTCCACTTGTTCAAAAATTAAATGATACAAAATATATCATTGATGGCAAAGTATTAGTAAGCGAAATAAATGAGTTATTAGGTCTTGATATCGATGATTCTGATGTTGATACAATTGGCGGGTGGGTACTAACAGAACAATATGACATCAAAAAAGGCGACTTTATCGAATTTGGATCACATATGTTTAAAGTACACGACATGGAAAACCATCACATTCGTTCCTTAGAAATAACAAAGATTCCACAGGTTTTACCTAATCCAGCGCTGCTTGATAAGGAAGTAGCCACTTCATAACAAAAAGGACCTACAAAAAATGTAGGTTCTTTTTATTATTGAAGATCATTCGACTCTTATACCAAGAAATGACTTCAGATATAAGAATGAAAGCTCTCTTTAAGGTAAAAATATTAAAAGCTTCTAGTTGAGGCTAATATGCTAAAAAAGGGGTTTTTGGTATGACACAATCAAAATCACAAAAAGAACGTCAATGGACGGTTCGAAAACAATCTCAAAATCCTCACGGTAAAGTAAAATCATTTGATCAGCTTTTAGAAGAAGCAGGTAAAAAAGAATAGAAAAAGAAAGGTGGGTGAATATTCACCTCACCTTTCTTTGAGAAGTAACTCTTGTATTTTTTTTTGTTTATTACATTCTTTTGCTATTGATTTTAATAGCTTATTTAAAAAATCCCGATCTTTCGACAACCATTTTACTTCGTTTAATCCTTCCAATATATAAAAGGAAAAATCCCAAACAGAGTTTCTAATAAATTGTGAATTTCCTTGTGCAATAAATGCCAGGGCTTTTAAAACTGAAGCCATAACTGAAACATCCTCTCTAGCATAATAACGAATTTGATAAAAGCATTCATATAAATAATCATCAAAAGATGGCTTTTCAAAAATCAATCGTAATTGGTGATGTTCATCATAATGAAAAGGTGTAGCTAAATGTTTTTTACCTAATAAGGACAATATTTTTGCTAAGTGATTGATACTATTTATCGCTGTATAAGGATCGTTGATTCCTGGAGAAACAGCTCTTAGTGCAATTTCAACTAATTTTTGTAAACCAAAATGAACATCCTGAACAGGCTCTTGATCGGATGAAATCGTAATAAAAGTTAAAAACATTTTTGATTTTGAGGTATCTTTAAGTCCCCAGATTGAAAAAAGAACGGTATCTTCATCAACATACTTACCAAGATCTTGTTCAAGTTTTATGATCAAATCATCTTTTGATGCTTGAGAAATAATTTTTTCAAGTTCAATATACTCAATATATCCCGAACGGTTGCTGTAAAGGGAGTAAGGCTTGACTGTTTGAATTTCATCATACTCCCAATTCTCCCATGGAGGGTCTTCCCTGAAATCCTGCTCATCAATAAAATGCTTATGAATTGACGTAATTGTTTTTTTCGTGATATTAAAAATTAAGTTACTTACTTTTATCCATGTTGTAACATGATGAATAAAAAAGACAAACATTCCCAAGCAAATGATTGACACGAATATAGCTAGAGTTGGAACAATAAAAAGTGTGCTGTTATCATTTTTTCGTACTAACAATAATAAAATAATCGTATAGATAAAACCTCCAATAAAAATTCCGAGTACACGCTGGGTATGATGATCAGTAATAAAATTTTGTAATGTTCTGGGAGAAAATTGTGATAAATAGGTTGTTAAAACAACAAGAATTGATGAAAACGTAATCGTTGTCATTGTTAGTAAAGAAGTTGCTAAAGAACTTAAGATTGTTTGTGCAAGGTTCATATCAGATAGAAATAGCTCTGGAATTTTTGTGTGAAAGGGTTGATTCATCAGGTAGCGGTCTAAAAACATGCTCAAGACGGCCAAGATAAAAGCAAAAACTCCATATACTGTTGGCAAATACCAAAAGCTTGATCGAATTCGAATGATGAGTTGTTTTAGCGACAAAGGAAAGCCTCCAATCAATAATTCCATTGCAAATTCAATTTATTCATGATATATTTTCTTAGTTGAAAATTTAAGAGCAATCCGATTTTACATGTAAAGATAAAATCGGGAGAGGTTCTAGCACAACCCTCTATAAAAAACTATGATATCTTTGATATAAAGTTTTATATAGAACAATGCTGGACACCTCGAATTTATATTCGAAGGTGTTTTTTGTTTATCATCTTACAACTAACGAACATATAGATTTTTAAAGTTTGTGTTATTTACCAATTGTTATTCATGGGAAAGGAACGGTCTTAATGAAAAATGAAAAAGCAGTTGTTGTTTTCAGTGGTGGACAAGATAGTACAACATGCTTATTTTGGGCGCTAAAGCAATTTAAGGAAGTCGTGGCTGTAACGTTTAATTATAATCAACGCCACAGCTTAGAAATTGACGTTGCAAAATCTATTGCTGAGGAACTTAATGTTAAGCATCATATTTTAGATATGGATTTATTAAATCAGCTTGCACCTAATGCGTTAACAAGAGCGGATATTGAAATTGAACAAAAAGATGGTGAGCTTCCATCTACTTTTGTACCAGGTCGTAATCTACTATTTTTATCGTTTGCAACGATTTTGGCAAATCAAATAGGAGCAAAACATATTGTAACAGGCGTGTGTGAAACTGATTTTAGCGGTTACCCAGATTGTCGAGATGCATTTGTTAAATCATGTAATGTAACATTAAACTTAGCCCTGGATAAGCCATTTGTTATCCATACACCGCTAATGTGGATTAATAAAGCGGAAACTTGGAAGTTGGCTGACGAGCTTGGCGCATTAGATTTTGTGCGAGAAAAAACATTAACATGCTATAACGGTGTGATAGCAGAAGGCTGTGGTGAGTGTCCAGCTTGTGAGTTAAGAAGAAAGGGACTTGAGGAATATCTAGTTGAAAAAGGAGTGAGTGTTAAATGATTCAGCAGATCTATCCGCAGGTTCAGCATTCTTATCAATTTGAGTTAAACAAAGATATGCATATAGCAGCAGCACATTATATCCCTCATGAAGATGCTGGGAAATGTCAGAAGGTACATGGACACACCTATTTTGTCAATATTACAATTGCTGGTGATGAACTTGATGAATCAGGTTTCCTTGTAAATTTTGCCTCATTAAAGAAACTGATTCATAACCGCTTTGATCATTCGCTCTTAAACGATCATACTGATCTTTTTTCAGAGGAAGATCCTAACTACTTCCCAACAACAGAAGGAGTAGCCAGAGCCATTTATCAAGTAATTCAAAATGAGCTTGATACAAAAGCGAATCAACCACAATGTGTTCAAGTTTTTGTAAGAGAAACACCTACAAGTTATGTTGTGTTCCGTCCCAAGCGCAAGGAGGGATAAGAATGAAGAAAATTCCTGTATTAGAAATTTTTGGCCCTACCATACAAGGTGAGGGGATGGTCATAGGTCAAAAAACAATGTTTGTTCGAACAGCTGGGTGTGATTATTCATGTAGTTGGTGTGATTCAGCTTTTACATGGGATGGATCAGCTAAAGATGATATTAGACAAATGACAGCTGCTGATATTTGGACGGAACTAGTTGAATTAGGCCAAGACCGGTTTTCACATGTGACGATATCAGGAGGAAATCCAGCATTGCTTGGAAATCTTCAAGAGCTTATCTCTTTATTGAAGGAAAAAGGGATAAAAATAGCTATTGAAACTCAAGGTAGCAAATACCAAGAGTGGCTGAAGGATATTGATGATTTAACCATATCTCCAAAGCCACCTAGCTCAGGAATGAAAACAGACTTTGAAAAACTAGACTTTATTATTACTGAATTAGATAGATTAAAAAGATCTCAATTTATTAGTTTAAAAGTTGTTATTTTTAATAAGGAAGACATTCAGTATGCTAAAAATGTTCATCTTCGCTACCCAGACCTTCCATTTTATCTTCAAGTAGGAAATGATGATGTGCTAGGAGGAAACACGGAAAAGCTTGTGCAGAACCTTTTAGGAAAATATGAGTGGCTAATTGACCAAGTGATAGAGGATAAAGAGCTAAATTCTGTGCGAGTGTTGCCACAACTTCATACACTGGTCTGGGGAAATAAACGAGGTGTTTAATGTTGAAAGAGAGGGAATTATTATGGCTGGAAGAAAAAGCGATGAATTAAATGATGTTACGTTACTAGGGAATCAAGGAGTAAACTATTTGTTTGAATATTCACCACAAATTTTAGAAACTTTTGATAATAAACATCCGAATCGTGATTACTTTGTAAAGTTTAATTGTCCGGAGTTTACTTCATTATGTCCGATTACGAATCAACCTGATTTTGCCACAATATATATTAGCTATATTCCTGATATTAAAATGGTTGAAAGCAAATCTTTAAAATTATATTTATTTAGCTTTAGAAACCATGGTGACTTTCACGAAGATTGTATGAATATTATTATGAATGATTTAATTGAGTTAATGGATCCACGATATATCGAAGTGTGGGGTAAGTTTACACCACGTGGTGGGATTTCAATTGATCCTTATACGAATTATGGTAAGCCTGGCACAAAGTATGAGAAAATGGCTGAATACCGTATGATGAATCATGATCTATATCCAGAAACAGTTGATAATCGATAGAATTTTGTTTGAAAAGGTGTGTCCTGTGGACATGCCTTTTTTCATTATTTATGTAATAAAGCACTGACTTGAAAAGAGGAGAAGTGTAATGGTCATGAGGAGGAAGTGGCTATTATACAGAGGGTTTGTTTCATTATTTAGATTATGTTATACATACCGATAAATTCAATAGTTAACTCTTTTCCAAGGACTTCTGTAAGTAATTTAAGTTCTGCCATTGCTTCTAAAATATGGTTTGCATTAATGATTAGTTCTTTTGAGTCGATGGCGAATACAAATTTCTTCATTTTATCGTCCCCTTTAACTTTTTTTCATTATGATATGTTAGAAAATCTTACAGTGCTAGAGATATGTAAGAGAATCTGACAATGTTTTCATTATAAGAAACAGCGCATAGAGCGCTATTTCTTATTTTCATCTTTGCCTATGTTCTTAACAGCTTCAGTTATGGCATTAGACACTTGATCAACTGTTTCCATCATTCCACCGTGAAGCTGACCATCGGCTCCAAGCTCATTCTTTTTCTTTTCTGAATCAATTGGATTAGAAATTCTCGCCATATTAACACCTCCTATTTCTTATGATGTGTTTAGAATGTGTATTTAATCTAAATAATTTCCATAATAGTGAAATAAAATAGAACTAAGGTGAATGGAAGGAGGTTTTCGGTTATGAAATTTGATGAAGCGGCGAAGCTCCGAAAAGAATGGATGGATAAAGGTGAACCAGCTTGTCTACATCCTGAACTTGAGCAACGGTACCTAGGACAGTATGCAGGTGATTATGCATGTACCGTTTGTGGTGAAACATTTATATCACCGCCGCTTAAAGTTCAAAGTAGTGAAGATAAAAAATAAAAGGTAAAGCGCGAAGAAATCGGTTTCTTCGCGCTTTACCTTTTAATTAAGAAAAAGAGTCTTTAATGATTTTATAGTTTTTATGATTTACAACTGTACGTCTATCAAGATCTAAGTCTTTAAAATTTTCCATATATGTTAAATCAACAATGACGGAATTTTCATTTACCTTTTCAACAACACCTGTTAAACCATCTCTGAATTCTATGATACTACCTACTTTAGCGATCTTCATTGCCTCGCTCCTTTACATATTCTTCTATGATTAGTTTATTTACTAATCTTTCTCGTATACGCTTACGCCTTGAGCTTAGGCGCAATTTAAATTTAAAAATATTCTCTATTAGAATTATTTAACACTATTTTTGTTAGTAAGTAAAGCCTTTCTACTAAATTTGTTAAATAATTTACAGAACATGGAAGTGTTTTTTGGTGAAATGCAAAATAAAATGCTAAGTTAATGATGGAAAAGGAAGATTCATGGTATATTAGTAAAATAATTTTTGTAATAGGGAGGTTTTTATGGTAGATACAGGTCTTGTATTAGAAGGTGGCGGTATGCGCGGAATTTATACTGCGGGAGTATTAGAGTATTTTATGGAAAAAGATTTATATTTTCCATATGTTATTGGTGTATCTGCTGGAGCGTGTTTTGGTGCCTCTTATCTTTCTAGGCAAAAAGGAAGAAATCGACAAGTTAACATTGATTTGGTTTCACACCCAAAATATCTTTCTTTCAGAAATTTAGTGAAGCAGCGACAATTATTTGGAATGGATTTTCTGTTTGATGAAATTCCCAATAAGCT includes:
- a CDS encoding hemolysin family protein, giving the protein MDIVNLLLVAILIALTGFFVASEFAIIRIRSSRIDQLIAEGNKKASAAKKVINNLDEYLSACQLGITITALGLGWLGEPTIEHMLKPVFQQYDLPSSVSTVLSFSIAFVTITFLHVVVGELAPKTVAIQKAEAVSLWFAKPLMAFYIIMYPFIWALNGSARFITGLFGFKPVSEHEMAHSEEELRIILSESYKSGEINQSEFKYVNKIFEFDNRIAKEIMVPRTEIVSLSIDAQIQEQLEIIKDEKYTRYPIVDGDKDHIVGIVNIKEIFTDLIHFENQKTFTIDKYVRPIIQVIESIPIHELLLKMQRERIHMAILIDEYGGTAGLVTVEDILEEIVGEIRDEFDADEVPLVQKLNDTKYIIDGKVLVSEINELLGLDIDDSDVDTIGGWVLTEQYDIKKGDFIEFGSHMFKVHDMENHHIRSLEITKIPQVLPNPALLDKEVATS
- a CDS encoding DUF6254 family protein, producing MTQSKSQKERQWTVRKQSQNPHGKVKSFDQLLEEAGKKE
- a CDS encoding DUF2254 domain-containing protein; this encodes MSLKQLIIRIRSSFWYLPTVYGVFAFILAVLSMFLDRYLMNQPFHTKIPELFLSDMNLAQTILSSLATSLLTMTTITFSSILVVLTTYLSQFSPRTLQNFITDHHTQRVLGIFIGGFIYTIILLLLVRKNDNSTLFIVPTLAIFVSIICLGMFVFFIHHVTTWIKVSNLIFNITKKTITSIHKHFIDEQDFREDPPWENWEYDEIQTVKPYSLYSNRSGYIEYIELEKIISQASKDDLIIKLEQDLGKYVDEDTVLFSIWGLKDTSKSKMFLTFITISSDQEPVQDVHFGLQKLVEIALRAVSPGINDPYTAINSINHLAKILSLLGKKHLATPFHYDEHHQLRLIFEKPSFDDYLYECFYQIRYYAREDVSVMASVLKALAFIAQGNSQFIRNSVWDFSFYILEGLNEVKWLSKDRDFLNKLLKSIAKECNKQKKIQELLLKER
- the queC gene encoding 7-cyano-7-deazaguanine synthase QueC, whose protein sequence is MKNEKAVVVFSGGQDSTTCLFWALKQFKEVVAVTFNYNQRHSLEIDVAKSIAEELNVKHHILDMDLLNQLAPNALTRADIEIEQKDGELPSTFVPGRNLLFLSFATILANQIGAKHIVTGVCETDFSGYPDCRDAFVKSCNVTLNLALDKPFVIHTPLMWINKAETWKLADELGALDFVREKTLTCYNGVIAEGCGECPACELRRKGLEEYLVEKGVSVK
- the queD gene encoding 6-carboxytetrahydropterin synthase QueD — its product is MIQQIYPQVQHSYQFELNKDMHIAAAHYIPHEDAGKCQKVHGHTYFVNITIAGDELDESGFLVNFASLKKLIHNRFDHSLLNDHTDLFSEEDPNYFPTTEGVARAIYQVIQNELDTKANQPQCVQVFVRETPTSYVVFRPKRKEG
- the queE gene encoding 7-carboxy-7-deazaguanine synthase QueE is translated as MKKIPVLEIFGPTIQGEGMVIGQKTMFVRTAGCDYSCSWCDSAFTWDGSAKDDIRQMTAADIWTELVELGQDRFSHVTISGGNPALLGNLQELISLLKEKGIKIAIETQGSKYQEWLKDIDDLTISPKPPSSGMKTDFEKLDFIITELDRLKRSQFISLKVVIFNKEDIQYAKNVHLRYPDLPFYLQVGNDDVLGGNTEKLVQNLLGKYEWLIDQVIEDKELNSVRVLPQLHTLVWGNKRGV
- the queF gene encoding preQ(1) synthase; protein product: MAGRKSDELNDVTLLGNQGVNYLFEYSPQILETFDNKHPNRDYFVKFNCPEFTSLCPITNQPDFATIYISYIPDIKMVESKSLKLYLFSFRNHGDFHEDCMNIIMNDLIELMDPRYIEVWGKFTPRGGISIDPYTNYGKPGTKYEKMAEYRMMNHDLYPETVDNR
- a CDS encoding YkvS family protein codes for the protein MKIAKVGSIIEFRDGLTGVVEKVNENSVIVDLTYMENFKDLDLDRRTVVNHKNYKIIKDSFS